The Caloenas nicobarica isolate bCalNic1 chromosome 8, bCalNic1.hap1, whole genome shotgun sequence genome contains the following window.
ACATGTAGACTAAGCTTACTCAGTGTCTTTCTGCTGACTCCAACAAGCTTTTCGACAAGATTTTACTAACATTTTTAGTGGTTGCAGTGCATTTTTTGGAACCTAAATCAGTTATTACAATGTACTACAGCAAGCAACTGATTTTTGTGCCATTTAAATTATGTATATTGGTTGCATGCCAGATTGTACCATCAAGAAAGAATGGTAAAAGGTGTTATACCAAACTCCTGGGAACATACTTGCCAAAACTGTTTAGGATAAAATCCTTATGTTTTTTGGTGAAGACTgaataattgtattttcttttctccctccccccagctgGCCAGCACTCCCAAGGGCTGTCCTCACAGACGCCTGCCTGTGTTTCGAGTTCAGATCTACCAGACGCTCCTAGAATGATACTGCTGTTTTAATGTTTGAAGTAAAGTTTGAAGGTAAAAACACTAACTCAGCTGTGTTAATATAGGCGTAAAGTCACATGGCATActaaatatgtaatttttcatGAACTGCTGTTTGCAGAACCAAAACACACATTCCAACTTTAAGTCCCACTTACTTCAGAGGGATTTCTGCTTACGTAAATAGTACAGGCATCAACTCTTCTGCAATTCCACTAGGGTAAGCGTAACTTTGGTCACTCGTGAATAAAAGCAAGTGCACCTCGGTTCTGCTTAGACCAAAATCAGCTCTGAGGCTTTAGCGGTGGAGGCTGGAACGCTGATTTCTTGTTCATGATTAGCCTACCTGTGAAGCTGCCTGCCTGTGCCTTTATGATCACTGCACCataattaaaatcaaaaccTTCAGGTGTGTGACTCGGAACAACTGTCACTAAGCACACAAAGGCAAAGGGGTCTtacagcacagagaaacaaataCAACAGCTGAAGAGATGTGTAACGAAGAGAAGTTAATTGAGGGAAAGAGGAATGAGAGAGGATTTCAATTTCTGATTTGGGATGACAGAGCATGATGCTGATTTTTATGTTAGGCTGGAAAACACCCACCCAGCttccaggagcagcagagagaaggcaGCGTTCCCGCAGCAGCACGGCTGTGCCGCGGCCGGGCACCGCGGCGTCCCCGGCACACGCCGCCGGGCACCGGGCGGCAGGAACCAACGGCTGAACCCAGGGCGGCTCTGCCGTGAttccccctgctccctcccacgAAAAAGGCGAATGAGCAGCACTTACCTGGTGGGAGAAAGGCTGTATGCTGCTGTAACTGCATGTTGGCAAGAGCCTGCTGGTATTGGAAAATACCAGTGTTAAAGACTGCGGTGGCACCATTGGTTTTTTCAAGCGCAGGCCTCTTTGGTAAAGGGGGAAGTACAGCTTGAGGAATTCCCTGAATGGTGGGTGGGTATAAAAATAAAGtccagtaaaaaaaagaaaaaagaaaaaacaaaacaaaaccaaaaaaaacaaaacaaaaaaaaaaaaaacaaaaaaccaaaaacggGAGGGGGTGTGGAGGAggatgggagggagggagaagaaaaagagagagagaaaggaaaaaaagaaaaatcagtagaaGGCAAAATAACCAGGCAGCACCATGTTTATCCATGAGCAAGCAAGCAGCATAGCAGACTTAACTACCAAAtaaaaggcaaggtaaaagcTTTACAGGGGAGCACTACTTTAGCCTACCATTACAGCGCACAGGGCACGCGTGGGAGCCGTACGTTATAGGAACCGGCATCAACATTACGCTACGGTAAAGCTGGAGGGTTTGGATCAGGAGCGAGGCTCTTGGGGCGGGGgaagcagcactgctggctCCACGAGGACCAACACGTAGCAGCGATGTTAATAGTCACCGTCCGGAGCGGATGGCGGGGCCGCTGGCGCCAACCCTCTCCCcggccccagcgctgcccggcATGCAGAGCGCGCCCATGCCGGCACCCCGGCCGCTCCGCGCCACAAAGCCATGCCAACGCACCCTGCGCCGCGGCCACCCTGCGCCGCGCTCCCGgggagggacagggacgggacgggatgggacggggccggcggggcgcgggggtcCTGCTCTGAGCCTGGCCCAGCCGCCCGCGCCCCTCGCCGGGGGGATGAGCTGCGGGAACCGGGATATTCCATCGCTCCACATTAACCCCAAACTCGACTCTACCATACAGCTACATGCCAAGCTAAAAGGTGAAAGGTCATAGTACCAGGTCAAAGGTTGCCTCGAGGGGTCGCTTCAGTGATTTGACAGCCGACTGAGTCTTAATTAGCAGGCAGCGAGCACATGATGGCAATGGCCAGTGGGGTCAAGCGCATTAACATAAACAGCAAGCAGAGGTGCATCATGGGGGCAGCAGTGCATTTGGGTAggtgagaaaaaacaaataaaaacaaatcacCGGATGCCGTGTACAACGGTAACAAGACTGTGCATGCACGGGGGGCCGGCGGGCAGGGCAGACGCGGGGTGCGGGAGTGGGAACGAGGCTCCCGCCACCTGCCACGGGCCACCAGCTCCCGGCCCGCGCCGGCCACGTgccgccggccgccccgctgTCCTGGCCCCGTGGCtcctctgcccacagcccccGGGTCAGGACAACGTGCCACCGCACCCTCTGCGGGGCTGCCCTCCCCTGGCCGGGaccccggccccggccgcgcCAGCTCTGGCCGTGCAGCTGCCAGGTTTGCTCAGCGCCCGGCCAGAGCCGCGCCAGCCCTCGCTGGGGACGGGCAGGTGGCTATGAGTAGTGTCACCACAGCGAGATCGACTTCAAACTGAGTCTCTACAAACATGGACTTACGGGAACTGAAATACGGGTTTATCTATCTGTGCAACTAGATAGATACACATCTACCCACACACAAACGTACAATAaactatatatacatatgtgcacacacacacacacacacatgtatgcGCACATATACGTACATATAGATACTCTGTACCTCAGCAGGCAAAATCAGTGAAATACCTTAACGGTCTGAAACTACTTAAGTGCAGATCTGGCACCACATGCTGAGAAAGCTCATGTAGTGACCGGGATCCCTGAGCGCACCCTCCCCCAGCAAGAACAGTTAACACATCAATTATTTTCTCAACACACTTGTGTTCCAGAGGTGTTTTCCCAACTCACCATGGCAGCTGCAGTCGCTGCTgcctgggcagctgcagcttgGTTAACCTGGTACTGGGCAGCCTTGATCTTGGCTTGCAGGTGTGCAGGAGGgtgaaaatatttgcacttTTCCCGTGAGCATCTCCCTTTGATGTAATCCATGCAGACAGTGACCGTGTTGTCGTTGGTGTCGATCATGGCGCTGTCGGCAGGGTGAGCGAACCGGCAGTCGTTCTCTCCCCTGTTGCAGTTGCCACGCTGGTACTCTCGACATACCTGTGacaccaggaaaagaaaatcgcTCAGTTTGGGTGACGGGTGTTGCAGACGCGGCTCAGAACAGAGTCGGGATTTCTGCGGCACCGTGGGGACGGGTGCCGGgccccaggaggagcagggcGGTGGTGGGATGGTGGGTCCACCCCCTGGCAGCAGGGACCTGGCTCCTCTAAAGCTACTCCTGATGTCAAAGAGCATCAAAACCCAGCAGCATCAGAAGCCAAGAGCAcagcaggttttattttggCTCCCGCTCAGCCACCCACAAGGCTTTGTCTGATTTCTGAAGAAAGGTGCTGTGGCTGGCTCTCCGAGATCACCCCGAGTGCCGCGGGGCTCGGACGCGCTCGCGCTCCACTGTGACCTGGCCTGGCCAAGCCAGCCCCACCGGCTGCGCTGCGGTGAGCGGCAGGACGGCCCGAGCAGCCCCCCTGACCGGCGCGCTGTGCCCGTGCCAGGGAGCGAGCTGCACCCGCGGGCCGTGCGGTGCTGCACCGGCTGCCACGGTCCAGGCTCTGCCACGAGAGGGCAATCCACAACCCACAGCGGCGGCACCTCCTCCCCGGGCTGCCCGGATCCCCCTGCGCGTCTGCGGAAGGTGGGCTGTCTTGGGCAGGGGCGGAACTGCAGCCAGAGCCGGCACCGGTCCCGCTGCCACGCCACCGCCACACGACATCGCCGGTCCCGCTGCCACATCACCGCCACATGACATCACCCGTCCCGCTGCCACGCCACCGCCACACGACATCGCCGGTCCCGCTGCCACATCACCGCCACACGACATCGCCGGTCCCGCTGCCACGCCACCGCCGCACGACATCACCGGT
Protein-coding sequences here:
- the MBNL1 gene encoding muscleblind-like protein 1 isoform X7 — its product is MAMLAQQMQLANAMMPGAPLQPVPMFSVAPSLATNASAAFNPYLGPVSPGLVPAEILPTAPMLVTGNPGVPVPAAAAAAAQKLMRTDRLEVCREYQRGNCNRGENDCRFAHPADSAMIDTNDNTVTVCMDYIKGRCSREKCKYFHPPAHLQAKIKAAQYQVNQAAAAQAAATAAAMTQSAVKSLKRPLEATFDLGIPQAVLPPLPKRPALEKTNGATAVFNTGIFQYQQALANMQLQQHTAFLPPGSILCMTPATSVVPMVHGATPATVSAATTSATSVPFAATATANQIPIISAEHLTSHKYVTQM